One Yimella lutea DNA window includes the following coding sequences:
- a CDS encoding response regulator transcription factor, whose translation MANLLLLTDARGASIEVLPALALLGHRVRILPAVTDVLVDPPPSDVVLLDARRDLVGARTMARFLRGAGSTDPVLGIFTEGGLAAVNADWQLDDVLLDSAGPAEVEARLRLATSSRPEQEDENLTKIVVGDLVIDEQAYSVRVGRTMLDLTYKEFELLKQLAAHPGRVFTRAQLLQEVWGYDYFGGTRTVDVHVRRLRAKLGPENESFIGTVRNVGYRFAGPREARGSDEKTSEIDQSEHADT comes from the coding sequence ATGGCCAACCTGCTGCTGCTCACCGACGCCCGCGGGGCGAGCATCGAGGTGCTGCCGGCTTTGGCCCTGCTGGGTCACCGGGTCCGGATCCTGCCCGCGGTGACCGACGTACTGGTCGACCCACCCCCGAGTGACGTCGTGCTGCTCGATGCTCGCCGCGATCTGGTCGGGGCCCGGACGATGGCCAGGTTTCTGCGCGGAGCCGGCTCGACCGATCCCGTCCTCGGTATCTTCACCGAAGGCGGGCTGGCCGCGGTCAACGCCGACTGGCAACTCGACGACGTGCTGCTCGACAGTGCAGGTCCGGCCGAAGTTGAGGCACGTCTGCGTCTGGCAACGTCGAGCCGACCCGAGCAGGAGGACGAGAACCTCACCAAGATCGTGGTCGGCGACCTGGTCATCGACGAACAGGCGTACTCGGTGCGCGTCGGACGCACCATGCTCGATCTCACTTACAAGGAGTTCGAGCTGCTGAAGCAGTTGGCGGCCCACCCGGGACGCGTGTTCACCCGCGCGCAGTTGCTGCAGGAGGTGTGGGGATACGACTACTTCGGGGGCACCCGCACAGTCGACGTGCACGTGCGTCGCCTGCGCGCCAAGCTCGGACCGGAGAACGAGTCGTTCATCGGGACGGTCCGTAACGTCGGGTATCGATTCGCCGGGCCGCGCGAGGCGCGCGGCAGTGACGAGAAGACCTCCGAGATCGATCAGAGCGAGCACGCCGACACCTGA
- the mshD gene encoding mycothiol synthase — MDRPALSDVVTLADAAQAVDGVAPLSEATFLALDAPASDQDLHGYVQGAGGLDAYSHLRLEDDGTAWAEIVVHPHARRHGHASRFLEFVRNQNPQVRVWAHGDVPAAQETARHRGMQVVRDLWVMSRPVDDSITDPVVPEGFSARSFRTGDEEDWLAVNARAFAHHPEQGRMTLPDLQARMAEPWFDPSGLLLVFDDATGRLAASHWTKIAEQSSGVGEVYVVAVDPEFQGRGLGGYVTSIGLAHLRDKAVREIELYVEGDNEPAIATYRRRGFERSAQDVMYAWPGQA; from the coding sequence ATGGACCGTCCAGCACTTTCCGACGTCGTGACCCTTGCCGACGCTGCCCAAGCCGTCGACGGCGTCGCCCCGCTGTCGGAGGCCACCTTCCTCGCCCTTGACGCCCCTGCGTCCGATCAGGACCTGCACGGCTACGTACAGGGAGCGGGCGGCCTGGACGCCTACTCCCACCTGCGGCTGGAGGATGACGGCACCGCCTGGGCCGAGATCGTGGTCCATCCCCACGCCCGCCGCCACGGCCACGCGAGTCGCTTCCTGGAGTTCGTCCGTAACCAGAATCCGCAGGTTCGGGTATGGGCGCACGGTGATGTTCCGGCCGCGCAGGAGACCGCGAGACACCGAGGGATGCAGGTCGTCCGCGACCTGTGGGTGATGTCCCGTCCGGTCGACGACAGCATCACCGATCCTGTTGTGCCCGAAGGTTTTTCGGCCCGCTCCTTCCGGACCGGTGATGAGGAGGACTGGCTCGCGGTCAACGCACGCGCGTTCGCGCACCACCCCGAGCAGGGACGGATGACCTTGCCCGACCTGCAGGCGCGCATGGCGGAGCCGTGGTTCGACCCGTCCGGCCTGCTGTTGGTCTTCGACGACGCGACCGGCCGGCTCGCGGCCAGCCACTGGACCAAGATCGCCGAGCAGTCGAGTGGCGTCGGCGAGGTGTACGTGGTGGCCGTCGACCCCGAGTTCCAGGGGCGCGGCCTCGGCGGTTACGTCACCTCGATCGGGTTGGCACACCTGCGGGACAAGGCAGTTCGGGAGATCGAGTTGTACGTCGAGGGCGACAACGAGCCGGCGATCGCCACCTACCGCCGTCGCGGATTCGAGCGGTCTGCGCAGGACGTCATGTACGCCTGGCCCGGACAGGCCTGA
- a CDS encoding RNA degradosome polyphosphate kinase, whose product MGAMDTVEQKTEHDAEQAAQSTPAGTAETDAHAPAASDVALARMAERAQRARGSNGRFIRSAETGADDATGELPDDRFLDREVSWLQFNERVLELANDPEVPLLERVRFLTIFASNLDEFFMVRVAGLKRRIAAGIAVRSASGLEPREVLDAISQAAHELMDQHAFAFHEVIRTALLDEGISILRPDQLTEPELAHVDTYFQERIYPVLTPLAVDPAHPFPYISGLSLNLAVLLVNPKTGREHFARVKVPSVLPRLIHLPADETSDELYEDRFVSIEDVIAKNLGELFPGMQVAEHFTFRVTRNEDLEVEEDDAENLLTALEKELTRRRFGPPVRLEVADDMDDHILEMLVRELGVHRKEVYRLSEPLDLRGLSQVADLSRTELRWPAFVAKAHPALSPVERSTQADILGEMRGGDILLHHPYDSFSTSVQAFIEQAAVDPQVLAIKQTLYRTSGDSPIIQALIEAAEAGKQVLAVVEIKARFDEENNISWARKLERAGVHVVYGLVGLKTHAKLCLVVRQEGDTIRRYCHVGTGNYNPKTARLYEDLGLLTSDPVVGEDLTRLFNQLSGMAPRARFRRLLVAPRSVRSGLIARIEEVAEAARVGGSATVQIKVNSMVDEKIIDALYRASQAGAHVDVWVRGICALRPGVPGMSENIRVRSVLGRFLEHSRVFRFAVDGGDETVYIGSADMMHRNLDRRVEALVQVIDPKHVRALRELLALGMADTSASWHLQADGHWERHHKDASGDPLIDVQADLIATYARRRTKAQRR is encoded by the coding sequence ATGGGCGCCATGGACACGGTGGAGCAGAAGACGGAGCACGACGCCGAGCAGGCCGCGCAGAGCACGCCGGCGGGGACTGCCGAGACAGATGCGCACGCACCGGCCGCCAGCGACGTCGCGCTCGCCCGCATGGCCGAGCGTGCGCAACGTGCCCGTGGCTCGAACGGACGGTTCATCCGCTCGGCCGAGACCGGCGCCGACGACGCCACCGGTGAGTTGCCCGACGACCGCTTCCTGGACCGCGAGGTCTCCTGGCTGCAGTTCAACGAGCGCGTGCTCGAGCTCGCCAACGACCCCGAGGTGCCACTGCTGGAGCGGGTCCGGTTCTTGACGATCTTCGCCAGTAACCTCGACGAGTTCTTCATGGTGCGCGTCGCCGGGCTGAAGCGACGGATCGCCGCTGGTATCGCGGTGCGTTCGGCCTCCGGGTTGGAGCCGCGCGAGGTGCTCGACGCGATCTCGCAGGCCGCCCACGAGTTGATGGATCAGCATGCTTTCGCCTTCCACGAGGTGATCCGAACGGCGCTGCTGGACGAAGGCATCAGCATCCTGCGGCCGGACCAGCTGACCGAGCCCGAACTCGCGCACGTCGACACCTACTTCCAGGAACGCATCTACCCGGTGCTCACTCCGCTGGCAGTCGACCCGGCGCACCCGTTCCCCTATATCTCCGGCCTGTCGCTGAACCTCGCTGTGCTGCTGGTGAATCCGAAGACCGGACGCGAGCACTTCGCCCGGGTGAAGGTGCCCTCGGTGCTCCCCCGGCTGATCCACCTGCCGGCCGACGAGACCAGCGACGAGTTGTACGAGGACCGCTTCGTGTCGATCGAGGACGTCATCGCCAAGAACCTCGGCGAGCTGTTTCCCGGCATGCAGGTCGCCGAACACTTCACCTTCCGCGTCACCCGCAACGAGGACCTCGAGGTCGAGGAGGACGACGCCGAGAACCTCCTCACCGCGCTGGAGAAGGAGCTCACCCGGCGCCGGTTCGGCCCGCCGGTGCGACTCGAGGTCGCCGACGACATGGACGATCACATCCTGGAGATGCTGGTCCGCGAACTCGGCGTGCACCGCAAGGAGGTCTACCGACTGTCGGAGCCGCTCGACCTGCGCGGCCTGTCACAGGTCGCCGACCTGTCCCGCACCGAACTGCGCTGGCCGGCCTTCGTGGCAAAGGCGCACCCGGCGCTGTCCCCGGTCGAGCGCTCGACGCAGGCCGACATCCTGGGCGAGATGCGCGGCGGCGACATTCTGCTCCACCACCCGTACGACTCGTTCTCCACCAGCGTCCAGGCGTTCATCGAGCAGGCGGCGGTCGACCCGCAGGTGCTCGCCATCAAGCAGACGCTCTACCGCACCAGCGGTGACAGCCCGATCATCCAGGCGCTCATCGAGGCGGCCGAAGCCGGCAAGCAGGTGCTCGCGGTCGTCGAGATCAAGGCCAGGTTCGACGAGGAGAACAACATCTCCTGGGCCCGCAAGCTGGAGCGGGCGGGCGTGCACGTCGTGTACGGCCTGGTCGGGCTGAAGACGCACGCGAAATTGTGTCTGGTCGTGCGTCAGGAGGGCGACACGATTCGTCGTTACTGCCACGTCGGCACCGGCAACTACAACCCGAAGACCGCGCGGCTGTACGAGGACCTCGGCCTGCTGACCAGCGATCCCGTGGTCGGCGAGGACCTCACTCGCCTGTTCAATCAACTCTCCGGAATGGCCCCGCGCGCCCGGTTCAGACGGCTCTTGGTCGCTCCGCGCTCGGTCCGATCCGGCCTGATCGCGAGGATCGAGGAAGTCGCCGAAGCAGCCCGCGTCGGCGGCTCGGCGACCGTGCAGATCAAGGTCAACTCGATGGTCGACGAGAAGATCATCGATGCGCTCTACCGCGCCTCGCAGGCGGGCGCTCATGTCGACGTCTGGGTGCGCGGCATCTGTGCGCTGCGCCCGGGCGTGCCCGGGATGTCGGAGAACATCCGGGTGCGATCCGTCCTGGGTCGCTTCCTCGAGCACTCCCGAGTGTTCCGGTTCGCCGTCGACGGCGGCGACGAGACCGTCTACATCGGCAGCGCCGACATGATGCACCGCAACCTCGACCGTCGTGTCGAGGCGCTGGTGCAGGTCATCGACCCCAAGCACGTCCGGGCCCTGCGCGAACTGCTCGCCCTCGGCATGGCAGACACGTCCGCGTCGTGGCACCTGCAGGCCGACGGACACTGGGAGCGCCACCACAAGGACGCGTCCGGCGACCCGCTGATCGACGTCCAGGCCGATCTCATCGCCACCTACGCCCGTCGCCGCACGAAGGCACAGCGCCGTTGA
- a CDS encoding NUDIX hydrolase, giving the protein MSQTNGQAPLATIGASGVVLWRRHRGALQVLLVHRAKYDDWSWPKGKLDPGESWIEAAVREVQEETGLRARVGIPLPDASYPLRSGELKHVQYWAGEAIAGDGALENEIDDVAWLPVDKALARLSYTRDSIQLQAIVEAERRFGLATWPFVVVRHAVAVPRVDWDGEDSERPLTPDGVERSRTLVALLDAYSPTRILSSASVRCSATVAPYVEHADIDPIFKNGLSEEGFADDPRKVVKHVARAFARTDPVAFCTHRPVLPSILLQIAGYCTPGGLAGTTLRGLAENGMDKGEALVCHVAGAGDTARVVAVERHRP; this is encoded by the coding sequence TTGAGCCAGACGAACGGACAGGCCCCGTTGGCGACGATCGGCGCGAGCGGTGTGGTCCTGTGGCGCCGGCACCGCGGCGCGTTGCAGGTGCTGCTGGTCCACCGCGCCAAGTACGACGACTGGTCGTGGCCCAAGGGCAAGCTGGATCCCGGCGAGTCATGGATCGAGGCGGCAGTGCGCGAGGTGCAGGAGGAGACCGGGCTGCGTGCCCGCGTCGGCATCCCACTGCCGGACGCGAGCTACCCCTTGCGCTCGGGCGAACTCAAGCACGTCCAGTACTGGGCCGGCGAGGCGATCGCGGGTGACGGCGCCCTCGAGAACGAGATCGATGATGTCGCATGGTTGCCGGTCGACAAGGCCTTGGCACGGTTGAGCTATACCCGCGATTCCATTCAGCTCCAAGCGATCGTCGAAGCCGAGCGCCGGTTCGGGTTGGCCACCTGGCCGTTCGTCGTCGTCCGGCACGCGGTCGCCGTGCCCCGGGTCGACTGGGACGGCGAGGACTCCGAGCGTCCGCTCACCCCGGACGGAGTCGAACGCTCCCGCACACTCGTCGCGTTGCTGGACGCCTACTCCCCCACCCGCATCCTGAGTTCGGCATCGGTTCGTTGCTCGGCCACGGTCGCGCCGTATGTGGAGCATGCCGATATCGACCCGATCTTCAAGAACGGACTGTCGGAGGAGGGCTTCGCCGACGACCCGCGCAAGGTCGTCAAACATGTCGCCCGCGCGTTCGCCAGGACCGACCCGGTTGCCTTCTGCACACACCGTCCGGTGCTGCCTTCGATACTGCTGCAGATCGCCGGCTACTGCACTCCGGGTGGGCTGGCCGGCACGACCTTGCGCGGCCTCGCCGAGAACGGGATGGACAAGGGCGAGGCGCTGGTGTGTCACGTTGCCGGGGCGGGTGACACGGCGCGCGTGGTCGCCGTCGAACGCCACCGACCTTGA
- the pstS gene encoding phosphate ABC transporter substrate-binding protein PstS — protein sequence MKITRSGRAASVALVAAFALTACGSDSNTPGSSDSSKDNGSTSSSSAAGGAEGGKDECGTTKITAEGSTAQDNAIQDVIASYGEKCADAGVTYNGTGSGAGIKQFIAKQVNFAGSDSALKTEEKDGKIEQTEADKACASPAWNLPMVTGPIAITYNLPGVDKLVLTPAVMADIFNGKIAKWNDKAIADLNKDAKLPDSDIKPMFRSDESGTTENFTKYLAASAKDKWTAEPAKKWSGKGEGKAKTAGVASAVKSTEGAIGYVEWGAAKDNKLSYAQVDNGSGAVELTGESAGKAVAAAKVDGKGNDLKLKLDYATKEAGAYPILLVTYEIACSKYPDAKVGASVKAFLNHFASDDAQKAIEEIGYAPLPGEIAGKVKNAIGAIK from the coding sequence GTGAAGATCACGCGTTCCGGCCGCGCAGCCAGCGTGGCACTCGTTGCCGCCTTTGCCCTCACCGCTTGCGGCAGCGACAGCAACACCCCCGGATCGAGCGACAGCTCCAAGGACAACGGCTCCACGAGCTCCTCCTCGGCCGCCGGCGGTGCAGAGGGCGGCAAGGACGAGTGCGGCACCACCAAGATCACCGCCGAGGGTTCGACCGCCCAGGACAACGCGATCCAGGACGTCATCGCTTCCTACGGCGAGAAGTGCGCCGACGCCGGCGTCACCTACAACGGCACCGGCTCGGGTGCAGGTATCAAGCAGTTCATCGCCAAGCAGGTCAACTTCGCCGGCTCCGACTCGGCGCTGAAGACCGAGGAGAAGGACGGCAAGATCGAGCAGACCGAGGCCGACAAGGCGTGCGCCTCCCCGGCGTGGAACCTGCCGATGGTCACCGGCCCGATCGCCATCACCTACAACCTCCCGGGTGTCGACAAGCTCGTCCTCACCCCGGCCGTGATGGCCGACATCTTCAACGGCAAGATCGCCAAGTGGAACGACAAGGCGATCGCCGACCTCAACAAGGACGCGAAGCTGCCGGACAGCGACATCAAGCCGATGTTCCGCTCCGACGAGTCGGGCACCACCGAAAACTTCACCAAGTACCTCGCCGCCTCGGCGAAGGACAAGTGGACCGCAGAGCCGGCCAAGAAGTGGTCCGGCAAGGGTGAGGGCAAGGCCAAGACCGCCGGTGTCGCATCCGCCGTCAAGAGCACCGAGGGAGCCATCGGCTACGTCGAGTGGGGCGCAGCCAAGGACAACAAGCTGTCGTACGCACAGGTCGACAACGGTTCCGGTGCTGTCGAACTGACCGGCGAATCGGCCGGTAAGGCCGTCGCCGCCGCGAAGGTCGACGGCAAGGGCAACGACCTGAAGCTGAAGCTCGACTACGCGACCAAGGAGGCCGGCGCCTACCCGATCCTGCTGGTCACTTACGAGATCGCCTGCTCGAAGTACCCGGACGCGAAGGTCGGAGCAAGCGTCAAGGCGTTCCTGAACCACTTCGCCTCGGACGACGCGCAGAAGGCCATCGAGGAGATCGGCTACGCACCGCTGCCGGGCGAGATCGCCGGCAAGGTCAAGAACGCCATCGGCGCCATCAAGTGA